In the Mya arenaria isolate MELC-2E11 chromosome 11, ASM2691426v1 genome, one interval contains:
- the LOC128209287 gene encoding uncharacterized protein LOC128209287, with protein sequence MSEFGLSVRQTYTKLSDEELMAFVRRKINEFPSIGYRSMRGHLWADGIKVTETRVRSIMKAVDPLGVLVRNALCSTYRIRRRAYSVRAPKALWHVDSNHKLIRWRFIFHGGIDGYSRLPVYIMVASDNTAETAYTAFRSGTDKYGIPERVRTDKGMENIRIAEFMLELEKHGLNSGSHITGRSVHNQRIERFWRELWDGCTKTYYEFFSRMEDDGLLDVDNEVHLLVLHVVFLRKMQSSIDQFVDAVSRRPLRTEHNRTPLQLWISGQLEDRNHHENLSAEDLELYGVDFDCNEPVCDNPDIVVHPLLELNPDLITDIRRMADRTIESPFEVQTFIDILTYLSNSIQ encoded by the exons ATGAGTGAATTTGGACTTTCAGTACGCCAAACATACACTAAATTAAGTGATGAGGAATTAATGGCATTTGTAAGGAGAAAGATAAATGAATTCCCTTCTATTGGGTACCGGAGTATGAGGGGTCATCTATGGGCAGATGGAATAAAAGTGACAGAAACACGTGTCCGCAGCATCATGAAAGCTGTGGACCCTCTTGGTGTTCTTGTGAGAAACGCTCTGTGTTCAACATACAGAATAAGACGCAGGGCCTATTCTGTACGAGCCCCAAAAGCCTTATGGCATGTGGATTCAAACCACAAGCTGATACG gtgGCGATTTATATTTCATGGAGGCATTGATGGATATTCTCGACTGCCGGTGTACATTATGGTGGCATCAGACAACACCGCAGAGACTGCATACACTGCATTTCGGTCTGGAACAGACAAGTACGGTATTCCGGAGAGAGTAAGAACAGATAAAGGGATGGAGAATATAAGGATAGCCGAGTTCATGTTAGAGTTAGAGAAACATGGTTTGAATTCCGGATCACACATCACTGGTAGAAGTGTACATAATCAAAG gattGAACGGTTTTGGCGCGAGCTATGGGATGGCTGCACCAAAACATACTATGAGTTCTTCTCAAGGATGGAAGATGACGGACTACTGGATGTTGACAACGAAGTTCATCTTCTGGTGTTGCATGTTGTATTCTTGAGGAAAATGCAATCATCTATTGATCAGTTTGTTGATGCAGTTTCCAGACGTCCACTGCGAACTGAACACAACAGAACACCACTGCAGCTGTGGATATCTGGGCAGCTTGAAGACAGAAACCACCATGAGAATTTATCTGCTGAA GATCTTGAACTCTATGGAGTTGATTTTGACTGCAATGAACCAGTGTGTGACAATCCTGATATTGTGGTGCATCCCCTGTTGGAGCTAAATCCAGATCTCATAACTGACATCAGAAGAATGGCTGACAGAACTATTGAATCACCATTTGAAGTTCAGACATTCATAGACATTTTAACATATCTTTCCAACTCCATTCAATGA